In the Wyeomyia smithii strain HCP4-BCI-WySm-NY-G18 chromosome 2, ASM2978416v1, whole genome shotgun sequence genome, one interval contains:
- the LOC129720971 gene encoding uncharacterized protein LOC129720971 isoform X2, translating into MDGQPYPGSPPLLHDHSHENERLEDGPNATVLGDALRREDSGLFSPDAMRNGSNRVSTDSTSTYEIVDCQSPESNDELWSNVVKITRATSATVAAMVSGSAEIDEDRDQDKDEYEIQEAAEGEAQQQHRKFELARSSTKEEKQRHNEEILIMKSNSISSENNSWEALSPSKPLAEGEIDTNTNHETTEFPSLVRSKPGTSKACFIDASSLYDDEEVPYPSFAESSLQRQPPQQHQHDIAPISLSTILSDDEKLHGSCSVPPSVDVKDQYSLSNNDFLAGKLNIKERESTDCSEEAIARQESERKQGTFLFQNSIQQYSGHLIDPSLQFPDESYSDISLPSVYSSSSDPNYEYTSITMDNNPTRFITTSGGINTSGYNSGSADYSNRIAHTLDSDNSQYPDTPFNSIVHVNSAVSIAPITHRISEDSRESSVDRESHANPIRIPKRVQKHDESAPIVSGGASIEDFTPKQCESPSVRRRTDTCPIVSGGMSFEDSFKPETRTRKLSSSAKSWVVDLKNCPDDEKSAAMSSIEHNRSGMGFYVDLGSIKTPEEEKSIGMHARPQNRAHQDLMKKSTGFYIDLSDGENSRSNTPKLPRANTPPVIATNSGSDSRAESVEKDSAKKNIFSMFIDIGNDASPKSSSVLKKSVTGFARAKEEESVATSADVSQPIRPINLSADDKKNCYMFIESTAAPIVRRSNACSATKSDSKRHSWNPTSTEGTFHERRIMNREYQRSTSVTSDKGIMNILEKIPLLSKTSSMSIDSSVSPYEDFTCSKSELSNYSNQSISSNSAQSSNESKISPKEIVNGAPEGEMTASTKKKRRDVKINETFDKSSQGSVTDGVLSSNDDTSPISTTTDTDDVTFQNNPADEPNATQPVEEPEEIRPVNGVNKQMETIVEAVESSPKHVGNGCRGKSQHTMETLHATIEKQIQLLETVSENAESQNTSFVKLSDMDKPGPPVKFELHSSNGNTNRGGSTGGTGGYMSTSAGSNRVARLFGDNHNKYNTIGTSHQTQHQLQHQQQQPSSHPYYGNGTGSIERHSWNMSRSTGNNFMNLVSSVENSRSLSRLFPHLSKAFSSSLPSDVGMNSVNRGTELHEFLTSDFSCTSSITSSRSESIDESISSRQPRRLGEDLLKMFLQEIATDVTIEAESKKMRAHKCILRSRCQYFAAILAGGWIQNAGNVISLPGYSYAAVHFALCHIYSGASHPPEGISLMELAALSDLLGLEGLKEVTAYALKTNYCHNFHKPCSGCTDGVLQVLPVTLNHGLDELYRKCLKWVCKHYVKIWSNKQFSSLPADVVNRCRQQIVAHLTSETVLNTILDSEQLLTILHPYKWSVDVEGVVRDILDAAYDYIHDHFASLLASDCFLSLGHNYSWAILHVEPILLRAATSLSPDQACKSYPRATRLHKLLQAKVLTMTSTPLSSGDNLNIVNVYEKKSKLDIEYSREEEEMDWCDEFVGMVNAILSAVEQCLIRQCARAMRVNSWQRMDVELRNKIQKLACLMEPAEERKSRSRYSYSSQTSSSSSIHSRTNDLRQVRLAIQAHTKRSYENQNNHNVNNRTNTQHTQTIGHHNDFNSVTKSHKSHEITERTNIRPELTVENGRLSKTSSRSNVPETKQTKANVKVGLLSKNNLSSHKRSQSEDMGSKVAKTVEPLNNLKPKLSNVKPRYLEPKKPKNASNLQVQNASSSGSSTRTSSPATGRKRGPMGNVTKHTRDSNISLDSLASPAKTGKNLKSNHQPTINDMDVSIDSLAESLKSSSMKTNSNTISHESLIYHEYFKTKNTNIDKPSPVYSKSNPIIFNDRPSGPKSTDSLAANKNASLTKNNLKPSGPSSTKLGPVVKSTPSGINRTASTASVSSNSSSSFVKKSFLSQRSREILARRSHETKTNSTNSSNKSAASSPSLLSRDKSTASDVTKSGSPASQHTTNGAGGRKIFHTTLHLRKTAKLQQEPHVAHVKNSSDIPRAVKHSAIPIAGNHQGRKSSSSVNRTNGSNSNSGRPLKPTNMVVIQTTRLSDVSSNPMLDEITSSSSSSDNVNAGGSAPPARLESKLERSNTFCMEASDNPVMLQIIE; encoded by the exons ATGGACGGTCAACCGTATCCAGGCTCACCTCCGTTGCTGCATGACCATAGCCACGAAAACGAACGACTCGAGGATGGGCCGAATGCTACCGTTCTAGGGGATGCGCTGCGACGGGAGGACAGCGGGCTGTTCTCCCCCGACGCCATGCGGAACGGGTCCAATCGTGTGTCGACAGATTCGACTTCGACGTATGAAATAGTTGACTGCCAGTCACCCGAATCCAACGATGAGCTGTGGAGCAATGTGGTTAAAATAACGCGAGCCACCAGTGCGACCGTGGCAGCGATGGTCAGTGGCTCTGCAGAAATCGATGAGGATCGCGATCAAGATAAGGATGAGTACGAAATACAGGAAGCTGCTGAAGGAGAAGCGCAACAACAGCATCGTAAGTTTGAGCTGGCTCGCTCCTctacaaaagaggaaaaacaaCGACATAATGAGGAGATCTTAATTATGAAATCAAATTCGATCTCATCGGAAAACAATTCCTGGGAGGCACTTTCGCCATCTAAGCCACTCGCAGAAGGTGAAATCGATACAAATACTAATCATGAAACGACTGAATTTCCTTCACTGGTGCGAAGTAAGCCAGGAACTTCGAAAGCGTGTTTTATAGATGCTTCGTCGTTGTATGACGATGAGGAAGTTCCTTACCCCTCTTTTGCAGAGTCTAGTCTGCAACGCCAGCCGCCACAGCAGCATCAACATGATATAGCTCCTATCTCATTATCGACAATTCTTAGTGATGATGAAAAATTACACGGCTCTTGTAGTGTGCCACCCTCGGTAGATGTGAAGGATCAGTATTCGCTATCAAACAATGATTTTTTGGCTGGTAAATTGAATATAAAGGAACGGGAGAGTACAGATTGCAGTGAAGAGGCGATTGCAAGGCAGGAATCTGAACGCAAACAAGGCACTTTTCTTTTCCAAAATTCTATTCAGCAGTACTCTGGTCACTTGATAGATCCTAGCTTACAATTTCCGGATGAAAGCTATAGTGACATTTCCCTTCCGAGTGTGTATTCTTCGAGTAGCGATCCAAATTATGAATACACATCCATCACAATGGATAATAATCCAACACGGTTTATCACAACTAGTGGGGGTATCAATACGAGTGGATATAACTCCGGATCGGCAGATTACTCCAACAGGATTGCGCATACGTTGGATAGCGATAACTCGCAGTACCCCGATACTCCTTTCAATTCTATTGTCCATGTTAATTCGGCTGTTAGTATTGCACCGATTACACACCGGATCTCAGAGGACAGTCGGGAAAGTTCCGTAGATAGGGAGTCGCATGCGAATCCGATTAGAATCCCTAAGCGGGTTCAGAAGCACGACGAATCTGCTCCAATTGTTTCCGGTGGTGCGTCGATTGAGGATTTTACCCCAAAGCAATGTGAAAGTCCTTCCGTTCGTAGAAGAACCGACACGTGTCCGATCGTATCCGGAGGAATGAGTTTTGAGGATAGTTTCAAACCGGAAACCCGCACACGAAAGCTTAGCAGCTCCGCAAAATCATGGGTTGTAGATTTGAAAAATTGTCCAGATGATGAAAAATCTGCAGCAATGTCTTCTATTGAGCACAATCGTAGCGGCATGGGCTTCTACGTAGATCTGGGCAGCATTAAAACTCCGGAAGAGGAAAAATCCATAGGTATGCACGCGAGACCGCAAAACCGCGCTCATCAAGATCTCATGAAGAAATCCACAGGCTTCTATATAGACCTCTCCGATGGAGAAAACTCACGAAGTAACACACCAAAACTACCTAGAGCTAACACTCCTCCGGTCATTGCCACTAATTCTGGTAGCGATTCTCGAGCGGAATCTGTTGAAAAGGATTCTGCgaagaaaaacatattttcaatGTTCATCGATATTGGAAATGATGCATCGCCTAAGTCCTCATCCGTGCTTAAAAAAAGCGTTACCGGTTTCGCTCGAGCGAAGGAAGAAGAATCTGTTGCGACTTCAGCTGATGTATCTCAGCCAATTAGACCGATTAATTTATCTGctgatgataaaaaaaattgctacatGTTTATTGAATCCACAGCTGCGCCGATTGTACGTAGAAGTAACGCCTGCTCGGCTACAAAATCAGACTCGAAACGACACTCTTGGAATCCGACCAGCACCGAGGGTACTTTCCACGAGCGGCGTATTATGAATCGAGAGTATCAACGGTCGACTAGCGTAACCAGCGACAAAGGCATCATGAACATTTTGGAGAAGATTCCGTTGCTATCCAAGACGAGCAGCATGTCGATTGATTCCTCTGTGTCTCCATATGAAGACTTCACTTGTTCCAAATCAGAACTGAGCAATTATTCCAATCAGTCTATTTCTTCTAACTCTGCACAGTCTAGCAATGAGTCTAAAATTTCTCCAAAAGAAATAGTGAATGGTGCACCGGAAGGGGAAATGACAGCTTCAACCAAAAAGAAACGACGTGACGTAAAAATAAACGAAACCTTTGACAAGAGCAGTCAAGGGTCGGTCACTGATGGCGTTCTATCGTCCAATGACGATACTTCTCCGATCTCCACAACGACAGATACTGATGATGTAACATTCCAGAACAATCCAGCTGATGAACCGAATGCTACCCAACCGGTGGAAGAACCAGAAGAAATCCGACCGGTGAATGGAGTCAATAAGCAAATGGAAACGATAGTTGAAGCAGTTGAAAGCTCGCCGAAACACGTCGGCAATGGTTGTCGTGGAAAATCACAGCACACGATGGAAACTTTGCACGCAACCATCGAAAAGCAGATACAATTACTTGAGACCGTGTCAGAAAATGCTGAATCACAAAATACTTCCTTCGTAAAGTTATCCGATATGGACAAGCCTGGCCCTCCAGTGAAGTTCGAGCTTCACTCGAGCAATGGAAATACAAACAGGGGTGGCTCTACAGGCGGCACTGGCGGCTACATGTCAACGTCAGCCGGCTCAAATCGGGTGGCACGACTTTTCGGAGACAACCATAATAAATACAACACTATAGGCACATCTCATCAAACTCAACATCAGTTGCAGCACCAACAGCAACAACCCTCAAGTCACCCATATTATGGAAACGGTACAGGTTCAATAGAACGGCATTCTTGGAATATGTCCCGATCGACGGGAAATAACTTCATGAATCTAGTATCCTCGGTTGAGAACTCCCGCAGTCTCAGCCGACTGTTTCCGCATTTATCGAAAG CTTTTAGTAGCAGTTTACCTTCGGATGTGGGTATGAACTCCGTTAACCGTGGAACTGAGCTGCACGAGTTTTTGACGTCGGATTTTTCGTGTACTTCTAGTATCACTTCTAGTCGATCTG AGTCGATTGATGAGTCGATATCTAGTCGCCAGCCGCGCCGGCTTGGAGAAGATTTGCTGAAAATGTTCCTCCAGGAGATTGCTACCGATGTGACGATCGAAGCGGAGTCTAAGAAGATGCGTGCCCATAAGTGTATTCTACGATCGCGCTGCCAGTACTTCGCAGCCATATTGGCTGGTGGATGGATTCAAAATGCTGGCAATGTGATCAGCCTACCCGGCTATTCTTACGCGGCAGTACACTTCGCACTCTGCCATATCTACTCGGGGGCATCACATCCGCCAGAGGGCATCAGCTTGATGGAACTCGCGGCATTATCCGATTTGCTTGGTCTAGAAGGGCTGAAGGAAGTGACGGCGTATGCTCTGAAGACTAACTATTGTCACAATTTCCATAAG CCTTGTTCCGGCTGCACCGATGGAGTGCTGCAAGTTCTGCCGGTTACGTTGAACCATGGTTTGGATGAACTGTATCGTAAATGTCTGAAATGGGTTTGTAAACATTACGTGAAAATCTGGTCCAACAAACAGTTCTCTTCACTACCAGCGGATGTAGTTAACCGTTGTAGACAGCAAATTGTGGCTCATTTG ACTTCCGAAACGGTGCTCAACACTATTCTGGACAGTGAACAGTTATTAACGATTTTACACCCTTACAAGTGGTCTGTTGACGTGGAAGGTGTGGTTCGAGATATTCTGGACGCTGCCTACGATTACATACACGATCACTTCGCCTCGCTGCTGGCCAGTGATTGTTTCCTTTCGCTCGGCCATAACTACAGCTGGGCCATTTTGCATGTGGAACCAATTTTGCTGCGTGCAGCTACTAGTCTTAGTCCAGATCAGGCATGCAAAAGCTACCCTCGTGCAACAAGACTTCACAAACTGTTACAAGCCAAGGTGCTTACAATGACCTCAACACCGCTCTCGTCAGGTGATAACCTGAATATCGTGAATGTGTACGAGAAGAAAAGCAAGTTGGACATCGAGTATAGCAGGGAGGAAGAGGAAATGGATTGGTGCGACGAATTTGTCGGGATGGTGAATGCGATTCTCTCGGCTGTGGAGCAGTGTTTGATCAGACAGTGCGCCCGAGCAATGCGAGTCAATTCCTGGCAGAGAATGGACGTCGAGTTGaggaacaaaatacagaaaCTTGCTTGTCTGATGGAACCGGCGGAAGAACGAAAATCACGGTCAAGATATTCCTATTCCTCTCAGACATCTTCGTCGTCATCAATTCATTCCCGAACGAATGATTTACGCCAGGTTCGACTGGCTATTCAAGCTCACACAAAACGATCGTACGAAAATCAAAACAACCACAATGTCAATAATCGAACCAATACTCAACACACGCAGACCATTGGGCACCATAATGACTTTAACAGTGTGACGAAATCCCACAAGTCACATGAAATCACAGAACGAACAAACATTCGACCAGAGCTAACTGTTGAAAATGGCAGATTATCTAAAACCTCATCCAGAAGCAATGTCCCAGAAACGAAACAAACCAAAGCGAACGTGAAGGTGGGTTTGCTTAGCAAGAACAACTTATCTAGCCACAAACGGTCACAATCGGAAGACATGGGATCGAAGGTTGCGAAGACCGTTGAACCGTTGAATAATTTGAAACCCAAGCTCAGCAATGTGAAGCCCCGCTATCTCGAGCCGAAAAAGCCGAAAAATGCTAGTAATTTACAAGTGCAAAATGCATCCTCCAGTGGCAGCTCCACTCGAACTTCAAGCCCTGCTACAGGGCGCAAACGAGGACCGATGG GAAATGTCACCAAACATACTCGGGACTCGAATATTTCACTTGACAGCCTCGCTTCACCGGCGAAAACCGGCAAAAATCTCAAATCAAACCATCAACCCACTATCAACGATATGGACGTGTCAATCGACTCACTGGCTGAGTCGTTGAAATCTAGCTCGATGAAAACCAACAGCAACACAATTTCTCACGAATCTCTCATTTATCACGAGTATTTCAAAACCAAAAATACAAATATCGATAAGCCCTCTCCTGTgtattccaaatccaatccaatcatATTTAATGACCGGCCCAGCGGACCCAAATCAACCGATTCTCTAGCGGCCAATAAAAATGCTTCACTGacaaaaaataacctaaaaCCTAGTGGACCTAGTAGCACCAAGCTTGGTCCCGTTGTTAAATCGACCCCCAGCGGAATTAATCGTACCGCGTCAACGGCAAGTGTAAGCTCGAACTCATCATCCTCATTCGTGAAGAAAAGTTTTCTATCACAGCGCTCGCGGGAAATTCTCGCCCGCCGTTCACATGAAACCAAAACAAACTCGACTAATTCGAGCAACAAATCAGCTGCTTCATCACCGAGTCTTCTCTCGAGGGATAAGTCCACAGCGAGCGATGTAACAAAATCAGGGTCACCGGCCTCGCAGCATACTACGAATGGTGCAGGTGGAAGGAAAATTTTCCACACAACTTTACACCTTCGCAAAACAGCCAAGTTGCAGCAGGAACCTCATGTGGCTCACGTTAAAAATTCGAGCGATATACCTAGAGCGGTGAAACACAGTGCAATCCCGATTGCAGGCAATCATCAAGGGCGAAAGTCTTCATCATCGGTCAATCGGACAAACGGCAGCAATAGCAACAGCGGTCGCCCACTGAAACCAACCAACATGGTCGTGATCCAGACCACCAGGCTATCGGATGTTAGCAGTAATCCAATGCTCGACGAAATCACGTCTTCATCATCGTCTTCCGATAATGTCAATGCTGGTGGTAGTGCACCACCAGCCAGGCTGGAATCGAAACTCGAACGGTCGAACACATTCTGCATGGAGGCATCCGATAATCCGGTCATGCTGCAGATAATAGAGTAG